A single region of the Candidatus Paceibacterota bacterium genome encodes:
- a CDS encoding sigma 54-interacting transcriptional regulator, with protein sequence MSNLQNSTADPAEFASSPAFGTTLRAAVAAHLRRSFQGYLIAVGAVLVAFLLRWWCNPVLQGRLPFAFFLLPIIVTVWLGGLGPSLLATALGALAGGCCFLEPRYSLTGPDPAGWLALAAYFLTGLVVCWYAEKMRRVTRRVEETAEVLKAQQRGLDEQIHARQRVEKALYTSEHRYEALIESIPQLVWTALPDGSFDYASSQWETHTGLPVKESLGELWLRLLHPDDRPGVAAAWSQALKTGRAADFDCRIRCKGEGLHRWFKVRAVPLRDEAGEVVKWFGTCTDVTLLVEAQEALTRTQQELEELVKERTAEVERLKNKLQEEDVYLREKARVSLGHAHHRTVGQSQAIRRALAQAEQVAPTDSTVLLLGETGTGKELLATTIHELSARQDRTLVSVNCAVMPAALVESELFGREKGAFTGSLSRQIGRFELADQSTIFLDEVGELPPEVQAKILRVLEAKQIERLGNPKPIPVDVRIIAATNRDLEKAVADGTFRVDLYYRLNVFPITVPPLRERREDIPLLVWAFVDQFAKTFNKNIESIDRESMDALQRYSWPGNIRELRNLIEREMIVATGRKLHIRLPRAAATPKAAPTRKLNEMEREHILSTLEESGWRVRGPNGAAAKLGLKPTTLEARMAKLDIRRPV encoded by the coding sequence ATGAGCAACTTACAGAACAGCACCGCCGATCCGGCTGAGTTCGCTTCCTCGCCTGCATTCGGCACCACGTTACGGGCGGCTGTGGCCGCGCATCTTAGGCGCTCGTTTCAGGGCTACCTGATAGCGGTGGGAGCTGTGCTCGTGGCCTTTTTGCTCCGTTGGTGGTGTAATCCCGTCTTGCAGGGAAGATTGCCGTTCGCGTTTTTCCTCCTGCCCATCATCGTGACGGTCTGGCTCGGCGGGTTGGGTCCCTCTTTGTTGGCAACGGCACTTGGCGCGCTGGCGGGCGGCTGCTGCTTCCTGGAGCCGCGTTACTCCCTGACGGGCCCTGATCCCGCAGGATGGTTGGCCCTGGCGGCCTACTTCCTCACGGGCTTGGTCGTTTGCTGGTACGCGGAGAAGATGCGCCGGGTTACCCGCCGTGTCGAGGAAACCGCGGAAGTGCTTAAAGCCCAGCAGCGAGGGCTGGATGAGCAGATCCACGCGCGCCAGCGGGTGGAGAAGGCCCTATACACGAGTGAGCATCGCTACGAGGCCCTGATCGAATCGATCCCGCAACTGGTTTGGACCGCGTTACCGGACGGTTCCTTCGACTACGCCAGCAGCCAGTGGGAAACCCACACGGGCCTTCCGGTCAAAGAATCGCTGGGGGAGCTTTGGCTGCGATTGCTTCACCCGGATGACCGCCCGGGCGTGGCGGCCGCCTGGAGTCAGGCACTGAAAACCGGAAGGGCGGCAGATTTCGACTGCCGTATTCGTTGTAAGGGGGAAGGGCTTCACCGCTGGTTCAAAGTCCGCGCGGTGCCACTGCGCGACGAAGCCGGCGAGGTCGTCAAGTGGTTCGGAACCTGCACCGACGTCACCCTTCTGGTGGAAGCGCAAGAGGCTTTGACCCGGACCCAGCAGGAACTGGAAGAGCTGGTTAAGGAACGGACGGCCGAGGTCGAGCGGCTCAAGAACAAGCTTCAGGAGGAAGATGTTTACCTGCGTGAAAAAGCGAGGGTAAGCCTCGGCCATGCTCATCATCGAACGGTCGGGCAAAGTCAGGCGATCCGGCGCGCGCTGGCCCAGGCGGAACAGGTGGCCCCGACCGACTCGACCGTTCTCCTGCTCGGCGAAACGGGCACCGGGAAGGAACTCCTGGCGACGACGATCCATGAGCTAAGCGCCCGCCAGGACCGCACCCTGGTCAGCGTGAATTGCGCGGTCATGCCGGCTGCCCTTGTGGAAAGTGAGCTGTTTGGCCGGGAGAAGGGCGCATTCACCGGCTCGCTCTCGCGGCAGATCGGCCGGTTCGAGCTGGCCGATCAATCCACCATCTTCCTGGATGAAGTAGGCGAGCTGCCGCCCGAGGTGCAGGCCAAGATCCTCCGCGTCTTGGAGGCAAAGCAGATCGAACGGCTGGGCAATCCCAAGCCAATCCCCGTGGATGTCCGCATCATAGCCGCCACAAATCGCGACCTCGAAAAGGCGGTCGCCGATGGAACGTTCCGGGTGGACCTTTATTACCGCCTGAACGTGTTTCCGATCACGGTGCCTCCTCTGCGCGAACGGCGCGAAGATATTCCTCTTTTGGTCTGGGCGTTTGTGGACCAATTCGCCAAGACGTTCAACAAGAACATCGAGTCAATTGACCGGGAGAGCATGGACGCGCTGCAGCGTTATTCGTGGCCGGGCAACATCCGGGAGCTGCGCAACCTTATCGAACGGGAGATGATCGTCGCCACTGGCCGGAAACTGCACATCCGGTTGCCGCGAGCGGCAGCCACGCCTAAGGCCGCCCCTACGCGCAAACTGAACGAGATGGAACGGGAGCATATTCTGAGCACCCTGGAGGAATCCGGTTGGCGTGTGCGTGGTCCCAATGGTGCCGCAGCGAAGCTTGGTCTCAAGCCCACGACTCTCGAGGCAAGGATGGCTAAGCTCGACATCCGCCGCCCGGTTTAG
- a CDS encoding mechanosensitive ion channel: MTEMIEQLRQQLAVFGPNLLAGLAVLVLGWLVALAASILVRKLLNRTTIDNKLAQWMRGPDAKAAVPIEQWVSKGVFYLIMLIVLMAFFSTIRLAKVSEPLNALIAPVLTYLPRLLGAAALTFVAWVVATVLKKVIGSVLSTAKLDEKLGGAANADTKPIALSATFADVVYWLVFLLFLPLILQALDLKALLEPVTTLFNKVFAFLPNLMSAAAIMLVGWFIARIAQRIVQSLLASAGVDRLSEKWGLAASLGKQRLSGVLGLVVYFVVLVPVLISGLSALQLEAITKPASDMLGKIMAELPNIIGAVVVVLIAVVIGKVASGIVTNLLAGVGFNNVLVTLGLAKQAPQGKQTPAAWVGMVVLAIIVMLASITACDMLGFPAVGVLIKDFIQFAGHILMGAAIFGLGLLLAQIVVKGIRSSDSPSAPRLAMVARIVILALAGAMALRQTGLADDIVNLAFGLTLGAAAVAFALAFGLGGREIAARTLEDWRASNGKDQPKR; the protein is encoded by the coding sequence ATGACTGAAATGATCGAACAATTGAGACAGCAGTTGGCGGTGTTTGGCCCGAACCTATTGGCCGGACTGGCGGTGCTTGTGCTGGGTTGGCTGGTGGCGCTGGCAGCGTCCATTCTGGTGCGCAAGCTTCTGAACCGGACGACCATAGACAACAAGCTGGCCCAGTGGATGAGAGGCCCGGACGCCAAGGCGGCGGTGCCGATTGAGCAGTGGGTGAGCAAGGGGGTGTTTTACCTCATCATGCTTATTGTCCTGATGGCGTTCTTCTCGACGATCCGGCTCGCGAAGGTGTCCGAGCCGCTAAATGCTCTGATTGCGCCGGTATTGACCTACCTGCCACGGCTCCTCGGCGCGGCGGCCCTGACGTTCGTGGCCTGGGTGGTGGCCACGGTGCTGAAGAAAGTGATTGGCAGTGTGCTGAGCACCGCAAAGCTCGACGAGAAGCTCGGCGGGGCAGCCAATGCCGATACCAAACCGATTGCTTTGAGCGCGACGTTTGCGGACGTCGTTTACTGGCTGGTGTTTCTGCTCTTTCTGCCGCTGATCCTCCAGGCGCTGGACTTGAAGGCGCTGCTGGAGCCGGTGACGACACTGTTCAACAAGGTGTTTGCCTTCCTGCCGAACCTGATGTCGGCGGCGGCCATCATGTTAGTTGGCTGGTTCATTGCCCGGATCGCGCAACGGATCGTGCAAAGCCTGCTGGCCAGCGCGGGAGTGGACCGGCTTAGTGAGAAATGGGGCTTGGCGGCGTCGCTGGGCAAGCAGCGGCTCTCGGGCGTGCTGGGCCTAGTGGTTTACTTTGTGGTCCTGGTGCCGGTGCTGATCAGCGGTCTCTCGGCGTTGCAGTTGGAGGCGATCACCAAACCGGCCAGCGACATGCTGGGCAAGATTATGGCCGAGCTGCCGAACATCATTGGGGCGGTGGTCGTGGTGCTCATCGCCGTGGTGATTGGTAAAGTGGCGTCGGGCATTGTGACCAATCTCCTGGCCGGCGTGGGATTCAACAATGTGCTGGTCACCCTGGGGCTGGCCAAACAAGCCCCGCAGGGCAAGCAAACCCCCGCCGCATGGGTCGGCATGGTGGTCCTAGCCATAATCGTTATGCTGGCTTCCATCACCGCCTGCGACATGTTGGGATTCCCCGCCGTGGGCGTCCTGATTAAGGACTTCATCCAATTCGCCGGCCACATTCTCATGGGCGCCGCCATTTTCGGGCTGGGCCTCTTGCTGGCGCAGATTGTTGTCAAGGGCATCCGATCCAGCGATTCGCCATCTGCCCCGCGCCTGGCCATGGTGGCGCGCATCGTCATCCTGGCCCTGGCCGGCGCCATGGCGCTGCGCCAGACCGGCTTGGCCGACGATATCGTCAACCTCGCCTTCGGTCTCACCCTTGGTGCCGCCGCGGTGGCTTTCGCGCTCGCGTTCGGCCTGGGCGGACGGGAGATCGCCGCGCGAACACTCGAAGACTGGCGTGCCTCGAACGGTAAAGACCAGCCCAAGCGGTAA
- a CDS encoding YegP family protein, with the protein MPYEIKKTANGKFMFNLKAANHEVILTSEVYEQRASALAGIESVRANGTQDVNFEMKQSSANEPYFVLKAANQQVIGKSEMYSSEAAAKNGIESVKKNCGSTEIKDVA; encoded by the coding sequence ATGCCATACGAAATCAAGAAAACAGCTAACGGCAAGTTCATGTTCAACCTCAAAGCCGCGAATCACGAAGTGATTCTGACCAGCGAGGTTTACGAGCAGAGAGCCTCCGCGCTCGCGGGGATCGAATCAGTCCGCGCCAACGGCACGCAGGATGTGAATTTCGAGATGAAGCAATCATCTGCGAACGAGCCCTACTTCGTGCTGAAGGCCGCCAATCAGCAGGTCATCGGCAAGAGCGAAATGTATTCCTCCGAGGCGGCGGCCAAGAACGGCATCGAGTCGGTCAAGAAGAATTGCGGCTCAACCGAGATTAAAGACGTCGCCTAG
- a CDS encoding transporter substrate-binding domain-containing protein, which yields MRNDFPPFVFRNSEGKLQGMLVDEWRMWESQTGIHAEIHALDYDEALRRMQAGEFDVIDTVYKTRDRAAYWDFSKPYARINLPIFFRKDVTGITGLKSLKGFSVAARAGGLGADLLQQSGITTVLLFTNYQAMVKAASEHRVNVFVAVEPPVLYFLHRLGIKGEFRQSDPVSVGMLSRAVRKGDLALLNTIEDGFAALNPAEVEQVEEKWYGKVVGGPPALRYLGYAAAAALLVLLALVFRNLVLNRLVARRTADLRRTNRTLRMITECNEALVRATDETELLQAVCRLLVEAGGYRMAWVGFAERDAAKSVRTAARAGVEDGYLEVANITWSDTEQGRGPTGTAIRTGQPVVVRNLLTDQGFAPWRRAALERGYAAAATFPLKSEDRVLGALMVYAAEPNTFETGEVELLGQLAGDLAYGITALRTRVEHGRAEAARQAAHQRLVNIIEFLPDATFVIDQDNRLIAWNRACETMTGVKKEALLGRGDYAYAEPFYKQRRPMLIDLVRQSSPEAEAVVGAFQRSGDMLSAEGFMPWLREGRGAHLWGAAAPLYDPEGRPCGAIEVIRDVTPLKEAEEALHQSEQQFRLIMENLADLVAVLDLDGNRIYNSPSYRGILGDPEQLRGTYSFVEVHPDDRARVEQAFRETVRTGLGQRLEYRMIGQDGQVRHIESQGSVIHDEQGRVARMIVVSRDVTNRKRAEEELHRLSAHLLQVRDLERRHLARELHDTTAQHLAALSLNLAQLRRNLPSTSPAAQTQCAECLELAHQAAQEIRTHSYLLHPPLLEVMGLAEAVEDYAQGVTARCGIQVELATSPDFGRLPADMELALFRVMQECLANVLKHSRSPRAKIRLTRQASLIKLEVQDMGQGIPVDKLARLKARSGGLGVGLGGMHERVSLLGGRLDLESGPTGTTVCATVPLAMSPPEAHP from the coding sequence ATGCGCAATGATTTTCCGCCCTTTGTCTTCAGGAACAGCGAGGGCAAACTGCAGGGGATGCTGGTGGATGAATGGCGCATGTGGGAGAGCCAAACGGGCATCCATGCGGAAATTCATGCGCTGGATTATGACGAGGCTCTGCGGCGCATGCAGGCCGGTGAGTTCGATGTCATTGACACCGTCTATAAAACCCGGGATCGCGCGGCCTACTGGGATTTCTCGAAGCCGTATGCCCGGATCAACTTGCCCATTTTCTTCCGCAAAGACGTGACCGGCATCACTGGCTTGAAGTCGCTCAAAGGCTTCTCAGTGGCAGCCAGGGCGGGCGGTCTGGGGGCCGATCTGCTGCAGCAGAGCGGCATTACCACGGTACTGCTTTTCACCAACTACCAGGCCATGGTCAAGGCAGCCAGCGAGCATAGAGTCAACGTGTTTGTGGCAGTTGAGCCCCCTGTCCTTTACTTCCTGCACCGGCTGGGCATCAAGGGTGAATTCAGGCAGTCCGATCCGGTGAGCGTGGGCATGCTTAGCCGGGCCGTGCGCAAGGGAGACCTTGCCTTGCTCAACACGATAGAAGACGGCTTCGCCGCCCTCAACCCGGCTGAGGTGGAGCAAGTCGAGGAGAAATGGTATGGCAAAGTCGTCGGCGGGCCTCCTGCCTTGCGGTACCTGGGTTACGCGGCGGCGGCGGCGCTGCTGGTGCTGCTGGCGTTGGTATTTCGGAACCTGGTGCTCAACCGACTGGTCGCGCGCCGTACGGCTGACCTGCGCCGGACGAACCGCACCTTGCGCATGATCACCGAATGCAACGAAGCGCTGGTGCGGGCCACCGACGAGACCGAACTGCTTCAAGCCGTCTGCCGCCTGCTGGTCGAGGCCGGTGGCTACCGCATGGCCTGGGTCGGCTTTGCGGAGCGGGACGCAGCCAAGTCCGTCCGTACCGCCGCTCGGGCCGGTGTCGAGGACGGTTACCTGGAAGTTGCTAACATCACCTGGTCGGACACGGAGCAGGGCCGTGGTCCCACCGGCACGGCGATTCGCACGGGACAACCCGTCGTTGTCCGCAACCTCTTGACTGACCAGGGGTTTGCCCCGTGGCGCCGAGCCGCGCTTGAGCGCGGATATGCGGCCGCGGCCACCTTTCCACTCAAGAGCGAGGATCGCGTGTTGGGCGCCCTGATGGTGTATGCCGCCGAACCGAACACCTTTGAGACCGGGGAGGTGGAGTTGCTCGGGCAACTGGCCGGCGACCTGGCCTACGGCATCACCGCCCTGCGCACACGGGTGGAACACGGGCGGGCGGAGGCGGCCAGGCAGGCGGCGCACCAACGGCTGGTGAACATCATCGAGTTCCTGCCGGATGCGACGTTCGTCATTGACCAGGACAACCGGCTCATCGCTTGGAACCGGGCGTGCGAAACCATGACCGGTGTGAAGAAGGAGGCGTTGCTGGGCCGGGGCGATTACGCCTATGCGGAGCCTTTCTATAAGCAGCGGCGCCCGATGCTCATAGACCTGGTGCGGCAGTCATCACCCGAGGCCGAAGCCGTCGTGGGAGCATTCCAGCGCTCGGGGGACATGCTCTCCGCAGAGGGATTTATGCCTTGGCTCCGGGAGGGCCGCGGGGCGCATCTTTGGGGAGCGGCGGCGCCGCTGTACGACCCGGAAGGCCGCCCTTGCGGCGCCATAGAGGTCATCCGGGACGTCACGCCATTGAAAGAGGCGGAGGAGGCTCTGCACCAAAGCGAACAACAGTTCCGCTTGATCATGGAGAACCTTGCCGACCTGGTCGCCGTGCTCGACCTGGATGGCAATCGCATCTACAACAGCCCCTCCTACCGCGGCATCCTGGGCGACCCTGAGCAATTGCGCGGCACTTACTCTTTCGTCGAGGTGCATCCCGACGATCGCGCGCGCGTGGAACAGGCGTTCCGCGAGACGGTTCGCACCGGACTCGGACAACGGCTGGAATACCGCATGATAGGCCAGGATGGCCAGGTGCGGCACATCGAATCCCAGGGCAGTGTGATTCACGACGAGCAGGGCCGGGTCGCCAGGATGATCGTCGTGTCTCGCGACGTCACCAATCGCAAGCGGGCGGAGGAGGAACTGCACCGGCTCTCGGCCCACCTGCTTCAAGTGCGTGACCTGGAGCGGCGCCACCTCGCGCGCGAGCTCCACGACACCACCGCCCAACACCTCGCCGCCCTCAGCCTCAACCTGGCCCAGCTTCGCCGAAACCTGCCTTCCACCAGCCCAGCCGCGCAAACCCAATGCGCCGAGTGCCTCGAATTGGCCCACCAGGCCGCTCAGGAAATCCGCACCCACTCCTACTTGCTTCACCCCCCGCTGCTGGAGGTGATGGGGTTGGCGGAAGCAGTCGAGGACTACGCGCAGGGGGTCACGGCCCGCTGCGGCATCCAGGTCGAGCTGGCAACCTCTCCGGATTTCGGCCGCTTGCCCGCGGATATGGAACTGGCGTTGTTCCGGGTCATGCAGGAGTGCCTGGCCAACGTTCTCAAGCATTCCCGCAGCCCGCGCGCGAAAATCCGCTTAACACGTCAGGCGTCATTGATTAAGCTCGAAGTGCAAGATATGGGACAAGGCATACCTGTGGACAAACTGGCGCGGCTTAAGGCCCGGAGCGGCGGCTTGGGCGTAGGCCTGGGCGGCATGCACGAGCGGGTGAGCCTGCTGGGTGGCCGGCTGGACCTCGAATCCGGCCCCACCGGCACCACCGTCTGCGCCACCGTGCCCCTGGCCATGTCCCCTCCGGAAGCACACCCATAG
- a CDS encoding response regulator transcription factor yields the protein MSRLSILVADDHEMVRKGLRATIQGHAGWEVCGEASTGREAVAKARELRPDIVVMDFAMPELNGMEATRQIRAAVPRTEVLILSMHQSEKLVREMLAAGARGYLLKTDAGEFLVAALQALSEHKPYFTPKVSAVVLQGYLNPETPDSQELTPREREIIQLIAEGKATKEIAETLGISVKTAETHRTNLMRKLDLHSTADVVRYAIRNQFVQP from the coding sequence ATGAGCCGCTTGAGCATTCTTGTTGCTGACGACCATGAAATGGTGCGCAAGGGGCTGCGCGCCACTATCCAGGGCCATGCCGGCTGGGAAGTCTGCGGCGAGGCCAGCACCGGGCGCGAGGCGGTGGCCAAAGCCCGTGAGTTGCGCCCCGACATCGTCGTGATGGACTTTGCCATGCCGGAGCTAAATGGCATGGAAGCCACCCGGCAAATTCGCGCCGCCGTTCCGCGCACCGAAGTCCTCATCCTCAGCATGCACCAGTCCGAGAAGCTCGTGCGCGAGATGCTCGCCGCGGGAGCGCGGGGTTATCTGCTTAAGACCGACGCGGGCGAGTTCCTCGTCGCCGCCCTGCAGGCCCTGTCCGAACACAAGCCCTACTTTACCCCCAAAGTCTCGGCGGTAGTTCTGCAAGGCTACCTCAATCCCGAAACGCCGGACAGCCAGGAACTAACCCCGCGCGAACGCGAGATCATCCAGCTCATCGCCGAGGGCAAGGCGACCAAGGAAATCGCCGAGACGCTCGGCATCAGCGTCAAGACCGCCGAAACGCACCGCACCAACCTGATGCGCAAGCTGGACCTCCATTCCACCGCGGACGTTGTCCGCTACGCCATCCGCAACCAGTTTGTTCAACCCTGA
- a CDS encoding BtpA/SgcQ family protein, giving the protein MRTLPDKFLGAMIAVRPLPGAPRYDGDDQAIISRALSDLEHYAQAGVDAVVLENSHDLPYIKPPLPARAVEVMQRVAIAARRRFRGPIGIQVLEAANETALRIAHEADLDFLRVEGYVFAHVGGAGLIEGCAGRLLRQRKKLGCEHIKVFGDVKKKHCSHALTGDLDILDEVKQAEFFLVDGVIVTGARTTEPPAVAELRRVKKQTHVPVLIGSGMTPANIHTYFPLADGFIVGSTFRQGGRFLGALEPKRLAAFMRVFRGLREK; this is encoded by the coding sequence ATGCGAACCCTGCCCGACAAGTTTCTCGGCGCAATGATTGCCGTTCGGCCGCTGCCCGGTGCGCCGCGTTACGACGGCGATGACCAGGCGATCATCTCCCGGGCCCTGTCCGATCTGGAGCACTACGCCCAGGCCGGCGTGGATGCTGTGGTCCTGGAAAACAGCCATGACCTGCCGTATATCAAACCGCCACTTCCGGCGCGCGCGGTCGAAGTGATGCAGCGTGTGGCCATTGCGGCGCGCCGCCGGTTCCGCGGGCCGATCGGCATCCAAGTCCTCGAAGCCGCCAACGAGACCGCTCTTCGAATCGCGCACGAGGCTGACCTCGACTTCCTGCGGGTCGAGGGCTACGTCTTTGCCCACGTTGGCGGAGCGGGGTTGATCGAAGGCTGTGCGGGCCGCCTGCTGCGCCAGCGCAAAAAGCTCGGTTGCGAGCACATCAAAGTTTTTGGCGACGTGAAGAAGAAGCATTGCTCCCATGCGCTGACCGGCGACCTCGATATTCTCGACGAGGTCAAGCAGGCCGAGTTCTTCCTTGTGGACGGCGTGATAGTGACGGGCGCCCGGACCACGGAACCCCCGGCGGTGGCCGAATTGCGGCGCGTTAAGAAGCAAACGCATGTCCCTGTCCTCATTGGCTCCGGCATGACACCGGCAAACATCCATACCTACTTCCCCCTGGCGGACGGGTTTATCGTCGGCTCGACCTTCCGGCAGGGCGGCCGATTCCTCGGCGCGCTCGAACCAAAGCGGCTGGCAGCCTTCATGCGCGTCTTTCGCGGGCTGCGCGAGAAATGA